Genomic segment of Salvelinus sp. IW2-2015 linkage group LG17, ASM291031v2, whole genome shotgun sequence:
TAGTAGTGACATCACTGTTCTTCAGTACAGATCCATTTTCACTCCCACCATACTGAATAAAAACCAAATGACTATATTAAAACAGCATGGAGAACAACTGACAGTGGTCTCTTTTTCATCCCTTTCTCTGTTCAGTTACACACCCAGTTCTTACCTAAACGGAGGTAATTTAAAATAGCTGTGGAAAAGGAATGTAATCAAGTTGTTGTGGAATTCTTACGTAAACGGAGGTAATTTAAAATAGCTGTGGAAAAGGAATGTAATCAAGTTGTTGTGGAATTCAAGTTTTAGGTTTTTGTTGGGCTTCCTCCCACTGTTGTGTTGTGGAGGAAGCCTATTAAATGATAACGTGTAAAATTGGATGTGCAGAAATGTGGCCTCTAAGTCCAGCCCTGCTTTAGGGCAATATCAGCCATAGTGCTTAGCTAATCCAGACGGATTTTTCTAAattttatttaataatttttgATGAATCCCTCCAGTTGGGAGACCCATGAAGTgtggcacaattggcccagcgtcatccgggttaggggtgggtttggccagctgggatgtccttgtcgtCCATCGCTctgtagcgactccttgtggtgggccaggtgCCTGCACGCTGACCTCTGTCaaccagctgtacggtgtttcctcagacacattggtgcagctggcttccgggttaagctaggagtgtatcaagaagcagtgcgacggGATTGTGCttcagaggacacatggctctcgaacCTTCGTCCAcccccgagtccgtatgggagttgtagcgatgggacaagacgaTAACTACCAATTGGGAAGTACAATAATAGAATCCAAAGTGTCAAGCTACTTCTTCCTCCAGGCAGGAAATGGGTGTTCTAAACTAGGGTAGACATTTAGTTGACACGTCGAAGGATATATCTTCTGTGAACAAACGGGAAGGGGACACTGATATAGCAAAATTTTAAATGTGAAcaaaatgattatttatttgttttacatgAATTATCTTGGGTTacgttaaatgcagaagacatttcagttgaattcattcagttgtacaactggactaggtatcccccttccccttTACATTCGTATATAAACATTTAGATTCTAGCATTTACAGAATGAATGGCTGTGTTGTTTATCAAAGATTACATCAAAATGCAATACAAAACACGCCTCCAAAACAAGAagagcaataaaataacaacattcTAATATTAAAAAGAAACTCACTGATCAGGgaccagattcacaaaaccttcataagaagaaatgtcttcttaactgccatttttttCCCTTAACTCTGGACTTATGAAGAGAGTTAaggcaaagttgctattcctcaaaaaggttattggaaatgttAATGTTTACGTTTTTGCGTGAGAATTGTTTTGTGATTCAGAGCCCAGGTCACGTTTTCCgtcttacattttacatttacattttagtcatttagtagacgctcttatccagagcgactgtcTTGCTGTGCACATCAATCAACAAGTATAGGAAATGATTGTTGGGAACCCTCGATACGTACATATTAATAACTTCAGTTTCTTGATTACTTTGTGCAAACAAATCCATTCCCGGTTAACGTCTACATACTTGTTGACATACGTTGTAGTTAATTTTGACTCGACTtggaacaataaaaaaaacattaatggtTACAGGAAAGTGCACTTAGTGGGTCCGCCCAGCGTAATGTCCCAGCTGCATAGGGGAACAGGTTTATGATCAACAACCATGGAGATCATTGGCTTTTACAGCATTTTGACACAAAAGGTGAAAGGTCACGAGCCAAATAACCATTTCCATGCTCTTTATGGGGAAGCTCTGGACTCATGATAGTGCGCATGGCTTTAAAACAAAAGGTGTACTCAATGCAATGCCACAAACATAATTATAAGAAAACAATACTGGACTACAAGAGTTATCATATAAAGAGATGAAacatgtaaaaatagacaaggGATAGAAGTAGAAAAGGAACTACATCGAATAACAATATTTGaaccattgaaaaaaaaaaaagaaaaaaaaaagtatatttagatTATGCTACGATGAAAGACGAAGGCGGTGACTGTGATACAATAAGTTTTTCagtacagagagcgagagcgagttGACCCTATTGGCTGTTTTGGGGGCCCAATGGGAACTCTGGAGATTGTAGACATCCTGCAGGAGGCGTGGTCACGTTCCGGCCTTCACACCTCTGGCACAGAGTGGTCCATGGCTGACCGCAGCAGACCGCTGGACATTCTAAAAAGACAGAAAACACATTCCATTAATCCAAATGATAATAAGTATTCTACCAACCTGAGACTGTATAATGCTATTCCTTAAACTCCTAACTGCTTACCTCTTGACCATGTGTTCGTAGATGAACTTGGGCATGATGGTGATGGTCATGGCTGTAGGAGAGGTGGTCAGGATGTCCTTGATCTGAGCATCCTGCACATCAACAAACAGTATTAACATATACtgagtggccagtttattaggtacaccactctgttcacaaaactggatcgcgaaatacagacagtgagtcacgtggttgTGGCTTGCTAtaaaaagcaggcagacaggcatccagtTACTGTTAGAATGGACAAAACTAGTGACCTAAGCCTCTTTGAGCGTGATATGATCATCGGTGCAGGGCGCgtcggatccagtatctcagaaacggccgctctcctgggcttttcacgtaCGACAGTGTCTAGGGCATTGGAATTCAACTCTGACCTtacaaggtccggagcctgctgatTTTCTGATAATTCATTgcacacacacctggtgtcccaggtctaaaatcAGTCCCTGTTTAGGGAAGGGAACAATGAAGAATATACAGTGGAAGTGGCTTCGAGGtcttaccgagaatggtgcgacaaacaaacgtcagcagcagtcctgtgggcgaaacaGCTCGATgatgagagaggtggaaagaaaatgacaagaattgtgcaagctaacaggcgggcccaCGAATCTCGGAACACACACaaactcgtcgatccttgtcacggattggCTATTGCAGCATATATCCACACCGGGTtacactcctatcagctaaaaacaagaagcgtcTCCAGTGGGCATtaaccaacactggacaattgaggagtggaaaaacactgCCTGGTCCAACAAATcacagttcctgttgcgtcatgctgagtCAGGATTTGGCCTAGGCAGCGTGAGtacatggacccatcctgcctggtgtcaatggtacaggctggtggcggtagtGTAATGGTCTGGGGATTGTTTTCCTGTCACACGTCGATACCAATCGAGCAACGATTGAATGCCACAGTGAATCTGAACGTTGTTGCTGACCCAACCCAATAAGAGagtctttgggatgagatggaatggGCTGTTGGCAGCATGAATGTGCcaccgtccaatctgcagcaactgcatgatgccatcgcgtcagcatccctgtggaacgtttaaGACACCATGAAGAATCCATGccctgaataattcaggctgttctggagtcaAAGCGGGGGTCCGAACCGGTAATAGACTTAATAAACTGGCCACCGAGTGTACATTCAACTTTGGACACTGATTCATCGTCAGGGAGAAGTCACCATCAACATTTGAAGTCAAAGCTCACCTTGAGGCCGATAACATTCTGTCCGTTGATCTCACAGATGTAGTGGGCCGTCAGCAGGCCGTTGCGAGCGGCCGAACCATCCTTGACCAGCGAGGTGATGTTGCCCGACTTGAAGATGAACCCAACGTGGCCTGAGCTGTCTTTGTGCATGGTGACAGTACGCTGGAACGGCCTGAagtcacaacacaaacacaaaggcTCATGAGGTAGTTAATACTCAAGACCACCACTTAGTAGTAGTGCAGTCCAAATCCTCCATTGTTTTTCATCGTGTCCTTTGGTCAGTATGATATTTTGAGAAAAGGCAAACAAATAACCTCTGATTTAATAGCAAAACACTACAACATGTAGTGTGGTGATATGACCAGCAGGAGGAGCCAGAGCTGTAGTGTTTGTCAGGTTCACAGAGCAACTAAGAACATTTTTACACTCCACCTACTCTAACATTCCCTCTTAACGACCGGACATATTGATGAACATCAACACCTCATGACATAATCCAAGGAACTACACCAAACTGATCAGACCGGACTACACTGtggccctgcgtcgtccggggtaggggagggtttggccgggttaggggagggtgtggccgtcattgtaaaataagaatttgttcttaaactgacttgcctagttaaataaataaaatagtatcTGCATGAAATAACGGTGGTCGTCACCTCCTTACCTGTCCCGGACAATGAGCTCGATGCGGGTCTCCGCAGCAACCTTCAGGGCTTTGTGGGCCTTGTCCAGGCTCCAGCCAGCACAGTTCTGCCCGTTGATCTGGAGGACCTGGTCTCCGAAGCGCAGGCCCCCCAGGGCGGCCGGGGAGTTGGCCTGAACCAGCTGGATAAACACGCCCTGAGGAGACGGATAGATAACCGTAATCTGTAGTCTGATTTGAGGACAGAAGGAAAACCGTAATCTGTAGTCTGSTTTGAGGACAGAMGGAAAACCGTAATCTGTAGTCTGGTTTGAGGACAGATGGAAAACCGTAATCTGTAGTCTGGTTTGAGGACAGATGGAAAACCGTAATCTGTAGTCTGGTTAGAGGACAGATAGGAAGCCTAATTTACCACAGACTACAGATTAGGGATATGATAATGACTCACATTGTCGATGGCTCTTAGCCTCAGGCCGACCTTCCTATCTTGGTCCTTACAGAGGATGATCTCACGCAGGCCGGGACGGATCTCTGCCCTCTTGATGCCCAAGTCGGACCCCGTCACGGGACACACCATGCCACTGATGCCCATGCCAGAGGACACCGCCACCTGctgtggagagaaagaggtgatATTAAGATGAGAGAGGGCAGAGATTGGAAAATAGATGAGAGTAGAACGTTACCATCAACAAGCAGTTGGAGACGGATCGTTCCCATCAACAAGCAGTTGGAGACGGAACGTTCTGCTCTGCTGACGTCTGAGCATCACACAGAGAAATATCACTCAGTAAAAATAGACcttacataatatgacattcgAGCATCTTATCCCTCACTCAGCCAATGAGGAAATACAGCTGAAATGAGGTCACAACTGACATCCTTCATTTCAGACACATCGGGACACCATCTGACATCAGCGACAAGAAGTAGGCCTAAATCCTCCACACGCACAACTTACATTGTCTGCCATGGGCACCAAGGCCATGTTCCTCtgcacctcatcactgtcaaggCGCAGGCCCATGTACTCTCCCAGCTCCTCCAGGTTCGGGTACAGGGCTAGGAGTGAACAACACACAGTTAATATATCAACAAAAAGaaatcacatgttattggtcacacgcaccaagtagaccttacagtgaaatgcttacttccaagcccttaaatcacatgttattgtcacatgcacctagtagaccttacagtgaaatgcttacttccaaacccttaaccaacaatgcagttttaagaagaaaaaaaaagtgttaagaaagtatttactaaaattaaCTGAAgctaaaaaaaattttttaaataaagtaaaagttaaataatgaaggagcaacaataaaataacagcaatgaggctatatacagggggtaccggtacagagtcaatgtggaggctatatacaggggtaccggtacagagtcaatgtggaggctatatacaggggggtaccggtacagagtcaatgtggaggctatatacaggggtaccggtacagagtcaatgtggaggctatatacaggggggtaccggtacagagtcaatgtggaggctatatacagagggtacgtacagagtcaatgtggaggctatatacagggggtaccggtacagagtcaatgtggagctatatacaggggggtaccgtacagagtcaatgtggaggctatatacaggggggtaccggtacagagtcaatgtggagctatatacaggggtacgcgtacagagcaatgtggaggctatatacagggggtacggtacagagtcaatgtggaggctaatacaggggggtaccggtacagagtcaatgtggaggctatatacagggggtaccggtacagagtcaatgtggaggctatatacagggggtaccggtacagagtcaatgtggaggctatatacaggggagtacagagcatgtggggctatatacagggtacggtacagatcaatgtggaggctatatacagggggtaccggtacagagtcaatgtggaggctatatacaggggggtaccggtacagagtcaatgtggaggctatatacagggggtaccggtacagagtcaatgtggaggctatatacagggggtaccggtatagagtcaatgtggaggctatatacagggggtaccggtatagagtcaatgtggaggggcacaggttagtcgaggtaatggtaatatgtacatgtaggtaaggtaaagtgactatgcatagataataaacagagtagcagcagtgtaaaaactgtggggggggggggggagagacacaatgcaaatagtccaggtagccatttgatttgctGTTCAGGGGTCTTAGGCTNNNNNNNNNNNNNNNNNNNNNNNNNCCCATAACAAGCAGTTGGAGACGGAACGTTCCCATCAACAAGCAGTTGGAGACGGAACGTTCCATCAACAAGCAGTTGGAGACGGAACGTTCCCATCAACAAAGCAGTTGGAGACGGAACGTTCCCATCAACAAGCAGTTGGAGACGGAACGTTCCCATCAACAAGCAGTTGGAGACGGAACGTTCCATCAACAAGCAGTTGGAGACGGAACGTTCCATCAACAAAGCAGTTGGAGACGGAACGTTCCCATCAACAAGCAGTTGGAGACGGAACGTTACCATCAACAAGCAGTGGAGACGGAACGTACCATCAACAAGCAGTTGGAGACGGAACGTTACCATCAACAAGCAGTTGGAGACGGAACGTTACCATCAACAAGCAGTTGGAGACGAACGTTACCATCAACAAGCAGTTGGAGACGGAACGTTACCATCAACAAGCAGTTGGAGACGGAACGTTACCATCAACAAGCAGTTGGAGACGGAACGTTACCATCAACAAGCAGTTGGAGACGGAACGTTACCATCAACAAGCAGTTGGAGACGAACGTTACCATCAACAAGCAGTTGGAGACGGACGTTACCATCAACAAGCAGTTGGAGACGGAACGTTACCATCAACAAGCAGTTGGAGACGGATACCATCAACAAGCAGTTGGAGACGGAACGTTACCATCAACAAGCAGTTGGAGACGGAACGTTACCATCAACAAGCAGTTGAGACGGAACGTTACCATCAACAGCAGTTGGAGACGGAACGTTACCATCAACAAGCAGTTGGAGACGGAACGTTACCATCAACAAAGCAGTTGGAGATGGAACGTTACCATCAATAAGCAGTTGGAGATGGAACGTTACCATCAATAAGCAGTTGGAGATGGAACGTTACCATCAATAAGCAGTTGGAGATGGAACGTTACCATCAATAAGCACTGTCCCTCCTGCCccacgcacccccccccccctaaaaccTAGGCTACATGTCTAATTCATGTACAACTCTGACGAACCAAATCAAGCATCTCTCGTGTTGAACCCGTGGTTTGAATGTAATCTCTCGTGTTGAACCCTGTGGTTGAATGAATCTCTCGTGTTGAACCCTGTGGTTTGAATGTAATCCTCGTGTTGAACCCTGTGGTTTGAATGTAATCTTCGTGTTGAACCCTGTGGTTGATGTAATCTCTCTTGTTGAACCCTGTGGTTTGAATGTAATCTCTCGTGTTGAACCTGTGTTTGAATGTAATCTCTCTTGTTAACCCTGTGGTTTGAATGTAATCTCTCGTTGTGTGACCCTGTGGTTTGAATGTAATCTCCGTGTTGAACCCTGTGGTTTGAATGTAACTCTCGTGTTGAACCCTGTGGTTTGAATGTAATCTCTCTTGTTGAACCCTGTGGTTTGAATGTAATCTCTCGTGTTAACCCTGTGGTTGAATGTAATCTCTCTTGTTGAACCCTGTGGTTTGAATGTAATCTCTCGTGTTGAACCCTGTGGGGAATGTAATCTCTCGTGTTGAACCCTGTGGTTTGAATGTAATCTCTCTTGTTGAACCCTGTGGTTTGAATGTAATTTACTAACTACAGTCTGAGTCAGTGTATACACTTCAGAATGTTTCTGTGAAGCAGAGGGAACTTTATCCAGGGCCGTGCGGTCTTCTCCAGAGACCTACAGGATGTGTTGTGTACTGGTGTTAGCTGGCCTGATGGCACTGGGGTCTGCTCTGCTGACGTCTGAGCATCACACAGAGGAAATATCACTCAGTAAAAATAGACcttacataatatgacattcgAGCATCTTATCCCTCACTCAGCCAATGAGGAAATACAGCTGAAATGAGGTCACAACTGACATCCTTCATTTCAGAACATCGGGACACCATCTGACATCAGCGACAAGAAGTAGGCCTAAATCTCCACACGCACAACTTACATTGTCTGCCATGGGCACCAAGGCCATGTTCCTCtgcacctcatcactgtcaaggCGCAGGCCCATGTACTCTCCCAGCTCCTCCAGCCAGTTCGGGTACAGGGCTAGGAGTGAACAACACACAGTTAATAATCAACAAAAAGAAATCACATTTATTGGTCACACGCAccaagtagaccttacagtgaaatgtcttacttccaagcccttaaatcacatgttattggtcacatgcacctagtagaccttacagtgaaatgcttacttccaaacccttaaccaacaatgcagttttaagaagaaaaaaaaagtgttaagaaagtatttactaaaattaaCTGAAgctaaaaaaaattttttaaataaagaaaagttAAATAAtgaaggagcaacaataaaataacagcaatgaggctatatacaggggtaccggtacagagtcaatgtggaggctatatacagggggtaccggtacagagtcaatgtggaggctatatacaggggggtaccggtacagagtcaatgtggaggctatatacaggggggtaccggtacagagtcaatgtggaggctatatacagggtaccggtacagagtcaatgtggaggctatatacagaggggtaccggtacagagtcaatgtggaggctatatacagggggtacgtacagagtcaatgtggaggctatatacagggggtaccggtacagagtcaatgtggaggctaatacaggggggtaccgtacagagtcaatgtggagctatatacaggggggtaccggtacagagtcaatgtggaggctatatacaggggggtaccggtacagagtcaatgtggaggctatatacagggggtaccggtacagagtcaatgtggaggctatatacaggggggtaccggtacagagtcaatgtggaggcatattacagggggtaccggtacagagtcaagtggaggctatatacaggggtaccggtacagagtcaatgtggaggctatatacagggggtaccggtacagagtcaatgtggaggctatatacagggggtaccggtacagagtcaatgtggaggctatatacagggggtaccggtacagagtcaatgtggaggctatatacaaaggggtaccggtacagagtcaatgtggaggctatatacaggggtaccggtatagagtcaatgtggaggctatatacaggggtaacgtatagatcaatgtggaggggcacaggttagtcgagtaatggtaatatgtacatgtagtagaggtaaagtgactatgcatagataataaacagagtagcgcAGTGTAAAACTGTGGGGGGGGGAGGAAtaggtgtggggggggtggggggagagacacaatgcaaatagtccagtaGCCATTGATAGCTGTTCAGGGGTCTAtggcttacatttacatttacattaagtcatttagcagacgctcttatccagagcgactggcttggggatagaagttgttaagaagctttttggaccgtaccgcttgccgtgtggtacagagagaacagtctatgacttgggtggctggagtctgtcaattttttggggccttcctctgacaccgcctggtatagagatcctggatggcaagaagcttggccccagtgatgtactaggccgtatgcactaccctctctaGCGCCTTGCGTCGGAGGCCGACAGTTGCCAaactaggcggtgatgcaacagtcaggatgctctccatgtgcagcagtataactttttgaggactgaggacccatgccaaaccttttcagtctcctgaaggggaataggcgttgttgtgccctatTCACAATTGTCATGGTGTGTTGGACATGAAtggcttacatttacatttacatttaagtcatttagcagacgctcttatccagagcgactggcttggggatagaagttgttaagaagctttttggaccggtaccgcttgccgtgtggtagcagagagaacagtctatgacttgggtggctggagtctg
This window contains:
- the LOC111976807 gene encoding syntenin-1, with product MSLYPSLEDLKVDKVMKAQTQFAHTTATPAIAEGTYQPPAAGLGMPSSALYPNLEELGEYMGLRLDSDEVQRNMALVPMADNQVAVSSGMGISGMVCPVTGSDLGIKRAEIRPGLREIILCKDQDRKVGLRLRAIDNGVFIQLVQANSPAALGGLRFGDQVLQINGQNCAGWSLDKAHKALKVAAETRIELIVRDRPFQRTVTMHKDSSGHVGFIFKSGNITSLVKDGSAARNGLLTAHYICEINGQNVIGLKDAQIKDILTTSPTAMTITIMPKFIYEHMVKRMSSGLLRSAMDHSVPEV